Within Petrotoga sibirica DSM 13575, the genomic segment AAAGTTATTTCTCCTGATGGAAGAACAGCCACTGCGTCGTCTAATATTTTTACAGAAGAAGGAATAATGCAAGCGGTTGAAAAAGCAATTGAAATGATTAAATATACAGAAAAAGATGATGCTAACGATATCTCAAATGATGAAGAGTTCACTTACATAGATTGGGCTTTCGATACAGACACAAAGGATATGGATTTACATGAGGTTATGAATTTAGCTAAAGAACTAGAAAAAAAAGCAAAAAGTGAAGATGAAAGGATAAAATTTGTTCGTGGTGCTGAGTACGAAGTTGCTTTAACCAGAATACATTTTGGAAATACAAATGGTCTATACAAAAACGCTTTGTTTACTAATGCTGCGGGTTCTATTAGTTTAGCCGCAATTGAAGGAGAAGATTCGTCATTTGGTTTTGACTATCAATTATCTCAAAGCTACAGGCTTATAGACATAGATCGCATTGTAAAAGATTCTGTAGAAATGGCGGTGTCAGGTTTAAAATCAGAGGTTTTAAGTTCAGGTAGATATGATATTGTCATGAGTCCTTTTGCTTCTAGTATGTTCTTAGGGACATTGATAACGCCTCTATCTGGGGAAAATGTTTACAAAGGCAAATCTTTTTTGAAAGATAAATTAGGTGAAAAAGTAGCCAATTCATCTGTTACCTTGTTACATGATCCTATGAATGGTTCCGCACCAATCATAGCCTCATTTGACAACGAAGGAACTAATACCTCAAGGTTCAACGTTATAGAAAATGGGGTCCTAAAAGGATTCTTACATAACATATATTCTGCAAAAAAGTTGGGTTCAAAACCAACCGGTAACAGCTTCGCATCGGTAGAATCTCCCAATCCTTCCATTGGAACGATAAACCTTCATTTTATCGCAAACAAGACAAGAAAAGATATTTTGAATGTTCCAAAGGCTCTATATGTTACCAACATAATGGGTATGCATACCACCGATCCTGTTTCCGGAAGATTCTCTGTTCAAATAAGTGGAAGATTAATTGAAAACGGAGAGTTTGTAAGAAGTTTTAGAGGGATGACCTTAGCTGGAACGTTGGAAGAGTTGTTGAATAATTTAGAGTATATAGGTTCTGATTTCAAGTATCTGGGTCCGGTGGCTGGTTCTACTATGTTGATAAGGGATTTAAGCGTGGGCGGTAGATAGTAGATAAAGATAAATGAAGAGTAAAAAGGAGTATAAGGCGTTTAATCGCTTTTAAAAGCGTTTAAACGCCTTTTTTTCGTTTTAATTGGAAATTATCTAGTTTGATAAAGAAACCTTAATGTTGTAAGATATAATTAATGATGAAAAAAATTTCATACATATCTGAAAATTCATTCTAAGGAGGTTTATAAATTGTACAAAGTAGGCATTTGGGGTTTTGGAGCAATGGGTAGTGGTATAGCAAAAAATATATTAAGTAAGAAAAATCTAAAATTGGTTGGTGTCCACGATCTCAGGAAGGAATATATCCAGAAAGATGTTGGAGAGTTGTTGGGGTTAGGAAAAATTGGAATAAAGGTTTACTCTGATGCTATAACAATGGTAAAACAAACGGACCCAGATCTTGTTGTAATCGCTACCAACTCTTTTATATCGGTGGTGAAGGATCAAATCATTTCTATATTGAAAGAAAACAAAAACGTAATTACCATTGCTGAAGAAATGGCTTTTCCTTTTTCAAAGGATCCACAAGCTGCAAATGAAATTGACAAGGTTGCCAAGAATCATAATGTATCCGTTTTAGGGACTGGAGTAAATCCAGGGTTTGTCCTGGATACACTAATTATAACGTTGACAGGAATATGTTTGAATGTGCAGAGAATTAAGGCTGCCAGAATTAATGATCTTTCGCCTTTTGGACCAACGGTAATGGAAACACAAGGTGTTGGAACAACACCTGAAGAATTTGAACAAGGAATAAAAAGCGGAAAGATAGTTGGTCATATAGGATTTGAACAGTCAATACATATGATAGCCAAGGCTTTAGGATGGGAAATTGATCGCATCGAGCAAAAAAGAGAACCTATAATTTCAAATGTCTTGAGGGAAACAAAGTATGTTAAGGTTCAACCAGGAATGGTAGCAGGGTGTAATCATACCGCAAAGGCTTATTATAAAAATGAGCTTTTGATAGAACTTGAACATCCTCAGCAAATACTTCCTGAATTAGAAAAGGTTCAGACAGGAGATTATGTAGTAATTCATGGGGATCCTGATATCTCAATGGCTATAAATCCTGAAATACCAGGGGGCAAAGGTACCATTGCCATAGCTACAAATATGATTCCATCCGTAGTTGAAGCTCGACCTGGTTTGTTAACTATGGTAGATTTGCCAATACCAAGGGCTTTACTTTCAGAGGTTCGTTGAAGGAGGTCGAATTTATGGAGATAAAAAAAGGTGACTGGGTTCAAATTCATTACATTGCTTTAAATCATGAAGAAAGAGTTTCACATTTGCCGGAAGATACCAAAAAAGTACCTTTTGAAGTTCGAATAAAAGGATTTTTAGAAGATGAAAAGGCTGAAATAGGCGATATCGTAACCATTAAAACCCCTATTGGGAGATTAGTTAAAGGAAAATTGGAAAAAGTTAATCCCAAATATGAGCATAACTTTGGAGAACCTATTCCCGAATTATTAAAAATTAACAAGGATAAACTGTTTCTGTCTAGAGACAGAGGCGAAAAGCCTCAGAGTTAACTAGCCTAAATTCGAAATTTTAGAATGCTGGAGCCAGTTCCTTTACTCCGTTCGGTGGGTATCAAATATCTTGAAAGGAGGGAAAAAATGGATAAATCTTACAAAGCGGTGATGGAAAGGCAGATAGAAATCATCAAAAAATCTGTAGGACTTGATTACACTAAGTATGAAATAGAAGGAATTGCATTCGATTACGAAAAGATGATGAATGAGTTGGGATTTTCAATTGAAGAAATTAAAAGGATTCAAAAAGAAACAGGTGTTGGGGACACTCCCCTTGTTGAACTAAAAAATATTAACAAATTGATTAAAAAATTTTCTGATAAAGGAAAAGGAGCTAGGATCTTTGTTAAGGATGAACAGACTAACCCATCTGGTTCTTTCAAAGATAGAAGGGCTTCTATAAGTGTATATATGGC encodes:
- a CDS encoding TldD/PmbA family protein, coding for MTNVKSVIEKSMKEIKNKGFKGQINVFSTESKNASFSNGKLEQLTEGEKGAVGIKVISPDGRTATASSNIFTEEGIMQAVEKAIEMIKYTEKDDANDISNDEEFTYIDWAFDTDTKDMDLHEVMNLAKELEKKAKSEDERIKFVRGAEYEVALTRIHFGNTNGLYKNALFTNAAGSISLAAIEGEDSSFGFDYQLSQSYRLIDIDRIVKDSVEMAVSGLKSEVLSSGRYDIVMSPFASSMFLGTLITPLSGENVYKGKSFLKDKLGEKVANSSVTLLHDPMNGSAPIIASFDNEGTNTSRFNVIENGVLKGFLHNIYSAKKLGSKPTGNSFASVESPNPSIGTINLHFIANKTRKDILNVPKALYVTNIMGMHTTDPVSGRFSVQISGRLIENGEFVRSFRGMTLAGTLEELLNNLEYIGSDFKYLGPVAGSTMLIRDLSVGGR
- the ord gene encoding 2,4-diaminopentanoate dehydrogenase, producing the protein MYKVGIWGFGAMGSGIAKNILSKKNLKLVGVHDLRKEYIQKDVGELLGLGKIGIKVYSDAITMVKQTDPDLVVIATNSFISVVKDQIISILKENKNVITIAEEMAFPFSKDPQAANEIDKVAKNHNVSVLGTGVNPGFVLDTLIITLTGICLNVQRIKAARINDLSPFGPTVMETQGVGTTPEEFEQGIKSGKIVGHIGFEQSIHMIAKALGWEIDRIEQKREPIISNVLRETKYVKVQPGMVAGCNHTAKAYYKNELLIELEHPQQILPELEKVQTGDYVVIHGDPDISMAINPEIPGGKGTIAIATNMIPSVVEARPGLLTMVDLPIPRALLSEVR
- the ortA gene encoding 2-amino-4-oxopentanoate thiolase subunit OrtA, with translation MEIKKGDWVQIHYIALNHEERVSHLPEDTKKVPFEVRIKGFLEDEKAEIGDIVTIKTPIGRLVKGKLEKVNPKYEHNFGEPIPELLKINKDKLFLSRDRGEKPQS